The following proteins are co-located in the Hydrogenophaga sp. RAC07 genome:
- a CDS encoding M16 family metallopeptidase: MKRTLNLPDGRRAALSIALAFAAFGSSAQSSSPTSANPVAQSFTLSNGMTLIVRPDRRAPTVAHMLWVRVGSIDEVDGTSGVAHVLEHMMFKGTPDLKPGEFSRRIAALGGRDNAFTSRDATAYHQQVPAQALESVMKLEADRFANNRWSDDEFKREIEVVKEERRQRTEESPRARMFEAMNAMVYQASPYRRPIIGWMSDIEAMTPNDAREFHQRWYTPANAAVVIAGDVDVAQTRALAEKHFGPIPARALPARKPREEPPQSGPRRMEYRAVADQSLVALSYKVPRWSGAAEESKSSQDALALTVLSAVLDGYNGARLDRALVQGQGTGGKRIADSAGASYGLMGRGPQLFSLSAVPARGVTPEMAAAALKSEVERIAREGISEAELRRVKTQWTAGEVYKLDSVFNQAQELGSYWANGLDIHTGDRLMNRLKAVTAAQVQSVAQRYFSDQQLTTAVLVPEGGQK, encoded by the coding sequence ATGAAACGCACTCTGAACCTGCCGGACGGGCGCCGCGCCGCACTGTCCATCGCACTGGCTTTCGCGGCCTTCGGGTCGTCGGCACAGTCTTCAAGCCCGACTTCCGCCAACCCGGTGGCCCAGAGCTTCACGCTCTCCAACGGCATGACGCTGATCGTGCGGCCCGACCGGCGCGCTCCCACCGTGGCCCACATGCTGTGGGTGCGGGTGGGCTCCATCGACGAGGTGGACGGCACCTCGGGCGTGGCCCATGTGCTCGAACACATGATGTTCAAGGGCACTCCCGACCTCAAACCGGGTGAGTTCTCGCGCCGCATCGCGGCCCTGGGCGGGCGCGACAACGCCTTCACCAGCCGCGACGCCACGGCCTACCACCAGCAGGTGCCGGCGCAGGCGCTGGAGTCCGTGATGAAGCTGGAGGCCGATCGTTTTGCCAACAACCGGTGGAGCGACGACGAGTTCAAGCGCGAGATCGAGGTGGTGAAGGAAGAGCGCCGCCAGCGCACCGAAGAGTCGCCGCGCGCGCGCATGTTCGAAGCCATGAACGCCATGGTCTACCAGGCCAGCCCGTACCGTCGGCCCATCATCGGCTGGATGAGCGACATCGAGGCCATGACGCCCAACGATGCGCGCGAGTTCCACCAGCGCTGGTACACGCCAGCCAACGCTGCCGTGGTGATCGCGGGCGACGTGGACGTGGCGCAGACCCGTGCGCTGGCCGAGAAACATTTCGGTCCCATTCCTGCCCGCGCGCTGCCCGCGCGCAAGCCGCGCGAGGAACCGCCGCAGTCGGGTCCGCGCCGCATGGAGTACCGCGCCGTGGCCGACCAGTCGCTGGTGGCGCTGAGCTACAAGGTGCCGCGCTGGAGCGGCGCCGCCGAAGAAAGCAAGTCCAGCCAGGACGCGTTGGCCTTGACGGTCTTGTCGGCCGTGCTCGACGGGTACAACGGCGCCCGGCTCGACCGCGCACTGGTGCAAGGCCAGGGGACCGGGGGCAAACGCATCGCCGACAGCGCAGGCGCTTCCTACGGTTTGATGGGGCGCGGTCCCCAACTCTTCTCGCTGAGCGCGGTGCCGGCGCGTGGCGTCACACCGGAGATGGCCGCCGCAGCGCTCAAGTCCGAGGTGGAGCGCATTGCGCGCGAGGGCATCAGCGAAGCCGAGCTGCGCCGTGTCAAGACGCAGTGGACGGCGGGCGAGGTCTACAAACTTGATTCGGTGTTCAACCAGGCGCAGGAACTCGGCAGCTACTGGGCCAACGGCCTGGACATCCACACCGGGGACCGCCTGATGAACCGCCTGAAGGCGGTGACGGCTGCGCAGGTGCAGTCGGTCGCGCAACGCTACTTCTCCGATCAGCAGCTCACCACCGCGGTGCTGGTGCCCGAGGGGGGGCAGAAATGA
- the ftsY gene encoding signal recognition particle-docking protein FtsY, giving the protein MFSFFRKKAPTEPSPAIPTPATVTPVVATPVEPPPPPPVAAPVRQGWLDKLKNGLRKTGSSITTVFTGTQIDDALYEELEAALLMADTGMKATTHLLADLKRRVKESKTTDPAAVKGLLADAITALLMPLQKPLVIGEHKPTVIMVAGVNGAGKTTSIGKLTRHLAQGGATVLLAAADTFRAAAREQLAVWADRNTVEIITQQGGDPAAVSFDAVTAGRARGRDVVLVDTAGRLPTQLHLMEELRKIKRVVQKADPTSPHEVLLVIDGNTGQNALMQVKAFDETLGLTGLIITKLDGTAKGGVICAIAREKPVPIYFIGVGEKLEDLETFNAREFAQALLS; this is encoded by the coding sequence ATGTTCTCGTTCTTTCGCAAAAAAGCCCCCACCGAGCCCTCACCGGCGATTCCCACGCCCGCCACAGTCACGCCTGTGGTGGCTACCCCCGTCGAACCGCCCCCCCCGCCACCTGTCGCCGCACCCGTGCGCCAGGGCTGGCTGGACAAGCTCAAGAACGGCCTGCGCAAGACCGGATCGAGCATCACCACGGTCTTCACCGGCACACAGATCGATGACGCGCTGTACGAAGAACTTGAAGCCGCGCTGCTGATGGCCGACACCGGCATGAAAGCCACCACCCACCTGCTGGCGGACCTGAAACGTCGGGTGAAGGAAAGCAAGACCACCGACCCCGCCGCGGTCAAAGGCCTGTTGGCCGATGCCATCACCGCTCTCTTGATGCCGCTGCAAAAGCCGCTGGTGATCGGTGAACACAAACCCACCGTGATCATGGTCGCCGGCGTGAATGGCGCGGGCAAGACCACCTCCATCGGCAAGCTCACGCGGCACCTGGCGCAGGGCGGCGCCACCGTGCTGCTGGCCGCGGCCGACACCTTTCGCGCTGCCGCGCGCGAGCAGCTCGCGGTGTGGGCCGACCGGAACACGGTGGAGATCATCACGCAACAAGGCGGCGACCCGGCTGCGGTGAGCTTTGACGCGGTGACCGCCGGGCGCGCGCGTGGACGCGACGTGGTGCTGGTCGACACCGCCGGGCGCCTGCCGACCCAGCTGCACCTGATGGAAGAGCTGCGCAAGATCAAGCGCGTGGTGCAGAAGGCCGATCCAACCTCACCGCATGAAGTGCTGCTGGTGATCGACGGCAACACCGGGCAGAACGCCTTGATGCAGGTGAAGGCCTTCGACGAGACCCTGGGGCTCACGGGTCTCATCATCACCAAGCTCGACGGCACGGCCAAGGGTGGTGTGATCTGCGCAATCGCGCGCGAAAAGCCGGTGCCGATCTATTTCATCGGCGTGGGTGAAAAG